One region of Trichoderma breve strain T069 chromosome 7 map unlocalized scaffold00007, whole genome shotgun sequence genomic DNA includes:
- a CDS encoding rab-GTPase-TBC domain-containing protein — protein sequence MIRDHGVGIGIINGGLETAANHATIHGHASPDSPPGMTTSKSSKSSSFHSLNSDDASVLSDVGHFEDIGLNDDGVTPKAALHKARGPRDLASAKRAPRSKRSFPNLHGTAAASNPRSTSLSSFADPRPATLTKGYSTSSVPPARRHRSTSPGLTPDPRDPSLAGKPRRGSWQVSRDRKSISELEQECDDDDDDDDDIPDGLFLDNVPISPRPQSERPASRPQSIKSVSPSPDRRRNNRVRSVGNGTPPVAQAQGSLRSPSWKTDGDRPPPSPLRGKARSWTIALADLNADTKDLVEKLEEHADEMHEIEAKKHGARPNTWNPNQSAKMEYEKKQRVKSSFAELPPLRRSNIMIDPLPISKEKEAVLSRTRPSWLPPKDPAEERRHLREYQKMMIASVKAEERREAARKNKVDARDNNADRAMHIWEDDILPRWNQAIREKATRELWWKGVAPRSRRSVWAKAIGNELGLTEASFKAALTRSEELEQRVKTDRGDAEDLRRVKWFEQIRKDVAEKTWRELRIFEVTGPLHQGLVDVLRAYAMYRNDIGYVSGCNTIAALLLLNLPNPETAFIALANVLNRPLPLSFYTFDRGAQASAFHLVHDTLKIKSNSLYEHLTKTVPGVQLDQYLTNIFTNLFTAHLAIDEAARLWDVYVFEGDTLLVRAAVAILLNREMDLMGSKTAEEVKAVLSRTSAGASSTRALSEVGAEDRFMQSVRDAGKH from the exons ATGATTCGCGATCATGGCGTTGgaattggcatcatcaacggTGGCTTGGAAACGGCCGCTAACCACGCCACGATCCATGGCCACGCGAGCCCGGATTCTCCTCCTGGCATGACCACGTCCAAGAGCTCCAAGTCGTCCTCGTTCCATTCGCTCAACAGCGACGACGCCAGCGTCCTGTCCGACGTCGGCCACTTTGAGGACATTGGTCTCAACGACGACGGTGTCACCCCAAAGGCTGCGTTACACAAGGCTCGCGGGCCTCGAGACCTTGCCTCTGCCAAGCGGGCGCCGCGCTCGAAGCGGTCGTTTCCCAACCTCCACGGCACTGCGGCGGCATCGAATCCCCGGAGCACCTCTCTTTCGTCCTTTGCCGATCCGCGACCCGCGACTCTCACCAAGGGATACTCGACATCGTCCGTCCCTCCGGCTCGCCGCCATCGCAGCACCAGCCCGGGCCTGACGCCCGACCCTCGCGACCCAAGTCTCGCCGGCAAGCCACGACGGGGCAGCTGGCAGGTTAGCCGCGACCGCAAGTCCATCTCAGAGCTTGAGCAAGAGtgcgacgacgatgatgacgatgacgacgacattCCCGACGGCCTGTTTCTCGACAACGTGCCCATTTCCCCGCGCCCACAGAGTGAGCGACCTGCCAGCCGGCCGCAGTCCATCAAATCCGTGTCTCCATCGCCTGACCGCCGGCGCAACAACCGAGTTCGCAGTGTTGGCAATGGCACGCCTCCCGTCGCCCAAGCGCAAGGCTCATTGCGATCGCCAAGCTGGAAGACCGATGGCGATAGGCCGCCCCCGAGCCCCCTCCGAGGCAAAGCCCGCAGCTGGACCATTGCGCTTGCAGACTTGAATGCTGATACAAAAGACCTtgtggagaagctggaggagcacGCCGATGAGATGCATGAAATCGAAGCCAAGAAACATGGTGCACGACCCAATACATGGAACCCGAACCAGTCTGCGAAGATGGAGTACGAAAAGAAGCAGCGAGTCAAGTCGTCCTTTGCAGAGCTTCCTCCGCTACGCCGCTCCAACATCATGATTGACCCACTCCCCATttccaaggagaaggaggccgtCCTGAGCCGCACTCGACCGTCGTGGCTGCCACCCAAAGATCCCGCCGAAGAGCGACGCCATCTCCGTGAGTatcagaagatgatgattgcCAGTGTCAAGGCGGAGGAGCGCCGTGAAGCAGCGCGAAAGAACAAGGTCGATGCAAGGGACAACAATGCGGACAGGGCCATGCACATTTGGGAGGACGATATTCTTCCTCGATGGAACCAGGCTATACGCGAAAAGGCGACGAGGGAGCTATGGTGGAAGGGAGTGGCTCCTCGCAGTCGGAGATCTGTATGGGCAAAGGCCATTGGAAACGAGCTTGGCCTGACGGAGGCATCTTTCAAAGCAGCCTTGACCCGATCagaagagctggagcagAGAGTCAAGACGGACAGGGGCGATGCAGAGGATTTGAGGCGCGTCAAGTGGTTTGAGCAAATCCGCAAAGACGTCGCCGAGAAGACGTGGAGGGAGCTTCGAATCTTTGAAGTAACCGGCCCGCTTCACCAGGGCCTGGTAGATGTGCTGAGAGCATATGCCATGTACAGGAACGACATTGGCTATGTGTCAGGATGTAAC ACTATAGCCGCACTGCTCTTGCTTAATCTACCAAATCCCGAAACCGCATTCATTGCGTTGGCCAACGTCCTCAACCGACCTCTACCACTATCGTTTTACACCTTTGATCGCGGCGCGCAAGCATCGGCATTCCACCTCGTGCATGACACACTCAAGATCAAGTCAAATTCCCTCTACGAGCACTTGACCAAGACGGTGCCGGGCGTCCAGCTTGACCAGTACCTTACCAACATTTTCACCAACCTCTTTACGGCGCATTTGGCCATTGACGAAGCAGCAAGGCTCTGGGATGTTTACGTTTTTGAGGGCGACACACTCCTGGTTCGGGCAGCTGTTGCCATTCTCCTCAACCGAGAGATGGACCTGATGGGAAGCAAAACTGCGGAAGAAGTGAAAGCCGTCTTGTCCAGAACCAGCGCAGGCGCCTCATCGACGCGAGCACTAAGCGAAGTCGGCGCCGAAGATCGATTCATGCAAAGCGTCCGCGATGCCGGAAAACACTAA
- a CDS encoding fatty acid desaturase domain-containing protein encodes MASTAVPLPVKASLRRNVTDSTESSAAVSPMDSPRPSASSTSLSSLSSVDVAGVKAADYGRLVDTYGNEFKVPDFTIKDIRDAIPKHCFKRSALKGYSYIIRDIICLATTFYVFHNYVTPENILSTPVRGALWAVYTILQGLFGTGLWVIAHECGHGAFSDSSLINNVTGWFLHSALLVPYFSWKISHHKHHASTGNMERDMVFLPRTREQHATRIGKMVHELSELTEETPAYTLFMLVMQQLVGWPNYLLTNITGHNFHERQREGRGKGKHNGLGGGVNHFDPSSPLYEAKDAKYILISDIGLILAFSALYYLGSTFGWYNMAIWYGVPYLWVNHWLVAITFLQHTDPTLPHYTAEEWNFVRGAAATIDREMGFIGRHLLHGIIETHVLHHYVATIPFYNADEASDAIRPVMGEHYRSDVKDGAIGFIRALWTSARMCHWVEPSAEAKGPGKGVLFFRNRNGLGTKPAVLPKPE; translated from the exons atggcttcaaccGCTGTGCCCCTGCCTGTAAAGGCCTCTCTCCGGCGCAATGTGACCGACTCAACCGAGTCCTCTGCTGCCGTGTCCCCCATGGACTCCCCCAGACCGTCGGCTTCGTCCACGTCTCTGTCGTCTCTGTCCTCAGTTGACGTTGCCGGTGTCAAGGCCGCCGACTACGGCCGCCTGGTCGACACCTACGGCAACGAGTTCAAGGTGCCCGACTTCACCATCAAGGACATCCGCGACGCCATCCCCAAGCACTGCTTCAAGCGCTCCGCCCTCAAGGGATACTCGTACATCATCCGCGACATCATCTGCCTGGCCACCACCTTCTATGTCTTCCACAACTACGTGACCCCTGAGAACATCCTCTCAACCCCCGTCCGCGGTGCTCTCTGGGCCGTCTACACCATCCTGCAGGGCCTCTTCGGCACCGGCCTCTGGGTCATTGCCCACGAGTGCGGCCACGGCGCCTTTTCCGACTCCAGCCTCATCAACAACGTCACCGGCTGGTTCCTCCACTCCGCCCTGCTGGTCCCCTACTTCAGCTGGAAAATCTCCCACCACAAGCACCACGCCTCCACCGGCAACATGGAGCGCGACATGGTCTTCCTCCCCCGGACTCGCGAGCAGCACGCCACTCGCATCGGCAAGATGGTCCACGAGCTGTCTGAGCTGACCGAGGAGACGCCCGCCTACACTCTCTTCATGCTGGTCATGCAGCAGCTGGTCGGCTGGCCCAACTACCTGCTCACCAACATCACCGGCCACAACTTCCACGAGCGCCAGCGTGAGGGCCgtggcaagggcaagcaCAACGGCCTGGGCGGCGGTGTCAACCACTTTGACCCGTCCAGCCCTCTGTACGAGGCCAAGGACGCCAAGTACATCCTCATCAGCGACATTGGCTTGATCCTCGCCTTCAGCGCCCTCTACTACCTCGGCAGCACCTTTGGCTGGTACAACATGGCCATCTGGTACGGCGTCCCGTACCTCTGGGTCAACCACTGGCTCG TTGCCATCACCTTCCTGCAGCACACCGACCCCACGCTCCCTCACTACACTGCCGAGGAGTGGAACTTTGTCCGTggcgctgccgccaccatcgATCGTGAGATGGGTTTCATCGGCCGTCACCTGCTGCACGGCATCATCGAGACCCACGTCCTGCACCACTACGTGGCCACGATCCCCTTCTACAACGCCGACGAGGCCTCCGATGCCATCCGCCCCGTCATGGGCGAGCACTACCGCTCCGACGTCAAGGACGGTGCCATTGGCTTCATCCGTGCCCTGTGGACCAGCGCTCGCATGTGCCACTGGGTCGAGCCCagcgccgaggccaagggccCTGGAAAGggcgtcttgttcttccgCAACCGCAACGGTCTGGGAACCAAGCCCGCGGTCCTGCCCAAGCCCGAGTAA
- a CDS encoding NAD(P)-binding rossmann-like domain-containing protein codes for MQRHQTNGESKSRVAIIGTGLAGLTTAYLLHNDKEKRYEVTLFEQAPKFSLDAASVTVKNDKTGTLERIDIPPRSFCRGYYENLCRMYDHLGIPFQRIQLIWVFAKVSAATQTQIPIHEDAETMPGSYFVYGKRLHEALLVSPHFWRGSLQNILQTFYLAICHIWFFAACFLLRPLTIKPEAYLDVKSGSKDVASCESFRQYLDRIRLPQNYVLYYLLPVLSIICSCSHAEMLDFPASDVTDFMKGSFLQKTYVASGGINRVQATLAEGIEDVRLETRVTKVDRIDGRVLIRYESTQDATRSASEETFDRVVLAVSPNVAAAIFNPSKPMLSVIPTVPVTSTVVAPLSSGLSIVQEQTHIPSGQCSYRRGDAQVMAFRTTFSESVVQTESLHYLSDGLIVRTSPVGDAPELKGALDTSRFTRTLRTTESRGMVQRVMGTGKSDPAEAGVWVNGRDNVWIVGSWCWDGMVLLEGCIISAMRVARDLGVAVPWQQ; via the exons ATGCAGCGGCATCAGACAAACGGCGAGAGCAAGTCTCGagtcgccatcatcggcaCTGGATTGGCGGGACTAACGACGGCATATCTGCTGCACaacgacaaggagaagcgcTACGAGGTGACGCTCTTTGAACAG GCACCCAAATTCTCGCTCGATGCCGCCTCCGTCACCGTCAAGAATGACAAGACAGGCACCCTCGAGCGCATCGACATCCCCCCTCGCAGCTTCTGCAGAGGCTACTATGAAAACCTATGCCGCATGTACGACCATCTCGGCATACCCTTTCAGCGAATCCAGCTCATCTGGGTCTTTGCCAAAGTCTCCGCCGCCACGCAGACTCAGATCCCCATCCACGAGGACGCAGAGACGATGCCCGGCAGCTACTTTGTCTACGGCAAGCGGCTGCACGAGGCGCTGCTCGTCTCGCCTCATTTCTGGCGCGGATCGCTGCAAAACATCCTGCAGACGTTTTACCTGGCCATCTGCCACATCTGGTTCTTTGCTGCTTGTTTCTTGCTGAGGCCGCTGACGATTAAGCCAGAGGCGTATCTGGATGTGAAATCGGGATCCAAGGATGTTGCCAGTTGCGAGTCATTTCGGCAGTATCTTGATCGGATTCGGCTGCCACAGAATTATGTGCTGTATTACCTGCTGCCTGTGCTGAGCATCATCTGCAGCTGTTCTCACGCCGAGATGCTGGACTTTCCGGCTAGTGATGTGACGGATTTCATGAAAGGATCCTTTTTGCAAAAGACGTATGTTGCCAGCGGTGGAATCAACCGAGTCCAGGCGACACTGGCTGAAGGAATTGAGGACGTCCGGTTGGAAACTCGGGTTACAAAGGTGGACCGAATTGATGGACGGGTTCTAATCCGCTATGAAAGCACGCAAGATGCCACACGGTCTGCTTCCGAGGAGACGTTTGATCGTGTGGTGCTTGCCGTATCGCCAAATGTTGCGGCCGCCATCTTTAATCCGTCCAAGCCCATGCTGAGCGTCATCCCCACGGTTCCCGTCACAAGCACAGTTGTTGCTCCTCTGTCTTCGGGATTATCCATTGTGCAGGAGCAGACTCATATTCCGTCTGGACAGTGCTCATACCGCCGCGGAGATGCTCAAGTCATGGCCTTTAGGACAACGTTTTCCGAGAGTGTTGTTCAGACCGAGTCATTACACTATCTCTCTGACGGACTCATTGTCAGGACGAGCCCTGTTGGAGATGCGCCCGAGCTTAAGGGGGCGCTGGACACATCGAGATTTACACGGACGCTGCGCACCACGGAAAGCAGAGGCATGGTGCAGAGGGTCATGGGGACAGGCAAATCAGATCCTGCAGAGGCGGGCGTGTGGGTGAATGGGAGGGATAATGTGTGGATTGTGGGATCTTGGTGCTGGGACGGCATGGTGTTGCTGGAGGGATGTATTATATCGGCCATGAGGGTGGCACGAGATCTTGGTGTGGCGGTCCCATGGCAGCAGTAG